Sequence from the Osmia bicornis bicornis chromosome 13, iOsmBic2.1, whole genome shotgun sequence genome:
GATTATGAATCCTAAACTAATCTACAGCGAATTCAGCGATCGCGGTGTAGCGGCGACAAACGTGTTGccattctttttatatttcattcgatATGTTAGCGACGGCATATTTTGGAGCCTTGTCCAAAGCAATTAGCCAGGCGCTATTGTGCTTTCGTATCATTTATGATAGGGACCAGTGCTGGTGACCAGGTATCAGGTACCAGGTATGAAAAGACTGTTCATACGAATGTAGAATGCGTAGAAAAGGCAAGCAGCCCGACACTGTATTGCTAAAAATGTTGGCTTTTTCGGAGTGGGGAAGGCATTGCCTTTTGGTAAGAAGACTGTGATGAACCCCACGGCACTTACCGTACAGCCGTACATAGGAAAGGAACAGTGGTAACAATGGCTACTCTGAAGAAACATTTCACCGATGTAGAGAAAAATGTATTTGTGGCATTAGTGAAGAAGTTCGCGCACATtatagaaaacaaaaaatgtgACGGCAGTACATTGCGGCAAAAGGAAGAAGCGTGGCAGGAAGTCACGCAGCAGTACAACATGTTGGCTGTGGTTTCATGCAAGGTTTGTAGAATAAACGATATTATTACGTGAAACTTgattctgggacaccctgtaatataaattttatttttcagaggAATACTgtacaattgaaaaagatgtGGAGTAACATGAAAGCTACACAACGAAGCGCGATCATGAGGGAAAGGCAATCCCGAATGGCAACAGGGGGAGGATCGGCAGAACCGGCAGCCGAAATAAACCCTGAAATTGCGGAGATTGTGCCATCATTGATGCAGAATGCACCAACTATTTTCTCTTCCAATAACACAGAGGAAGAGTTGACGAACAGACGCGAAGAAATATTTAGTGGAGTTTACATTTTGGACGATGTTGAAGTGGATGAGAATCCAATTTGTATAGATATGAGTCAAGGAAGTGGAAATGTTACAACGGAAGCTACTGATGAGGGCCGTGAAGAAAATTGTTATAGGTCCCTACAAAGTAGAAATGTAGAAATTGATGAAATCGTGGACAGCGCGCTGCAGCGAAAAACGCAGAAAGCAGGCACTTCCACCGCTCCAAAGACGGATTACGATGAGAGGAGATTAAAATTCGAGCGTATCAGGCGAACGATGAAGAGTGAAGAAGAGTTGGCTGATCAGAAACTGCGGCACGAGCAACGAAAAAATGATTTGGaaatggaatttttaaaaaggaaatatgATTTCGAAATTCGTGCCGTAGCCGCAGCAGCAGAGAAAGCTGAATTTCAATTACAACAACTGAAAGGTAATAAACTTTAAGAACaatctttttaataattcatttatataaaattttctaattttctaatacgtTTTAATTTCAGCCTCCTCTCATCATGATCCATCTTTGGAGCGGCGGAAGTGATTGGTCTTCGACGCTGCGATCAACGGTTTCATCAATTTCATCCTTTTGGTAATCTGGGGAACCCTCTTCTTCATGGCCCTCATCATTAATTTCCGTTGTAATGTTTGTACTTCCCTGACTCGTATCTATACAAATTGTATTATCATCCACTTTAACATCGTCCAAAATGTAAACTCCACTAAATATTGTTTCGTGTCTGTTCGCCAACTCTTCCTCTGTGTTATTGGAAGAGAAAATAGTTGGTGCATTCTGCATCAATGATGGCACGATCTCTGCTATTTCTGGGTTGATTTCTGCCAATCGAGATTGTCTTTCCCTCATTATCGCGCGTCGTTGCGCAGCTTTCATGTTACTCCACATCTTCTTAAGTTTATAATCATCATTAgaattatttatgttttattattatgaattaaataaaaaaagaatttataataacaaattacTGCTTTCTTTTTCCACATCCCATCTCCGTACCGATTCAAAATATATCGTCGAAATCTCTCTAAGGTGTACGTTGTGATAGGACTGAGGATGAGggtattgtaataaataaattaaatcaatttgaGCCGAAagaataacaattatttattggCTCGATAGACACAATAAGGGGAAAAAGCCTTACGGCATAAAAAACCCcttattacattacattgcaaGTACTTAATTAAACATACGGGCAATGAGTGCTTCACGTGTAGCAAATCCATCAACGCCATTATCATTTTCCATGTTCCATGTATCattttcgatttcaatttcatcttcTTGAACAAGAGTGTCATTGAAAATGAGGGCTAAATTGTGCAACACAGCACATGCAACTACCGTTGTTGTGGAACATAATAACTTCGTTGTTAAACCCCTTGACAGACATGGAAAACGGCGCTTCCAAACACCGAATGTTCTCTCTACTATTTGTCGGGTCCTGATCTGGATTTCATTGTACCTGTGTCGATCAAAccatttaatgttaatttgtGCATCAATCAGTCGAGTAAACAAGTACAGAAACAAGTAAAACAGTATCAGTATTACcttatttcttcttcagtCTGGGGATTCCGCAGGGGTGTCATAAGAAAAGGCAGACATGGATATCCACCATCCCCGACAAGGATTCCATCTAATTCTCCCGTCACATATCGCATGTGTAATCGGGATGTACGGAAAATTCTGCTATCATGAGCACTGCCAGGCCACTCTGGTACGATATCCAAAAATTCCATACAAGGACCCACGACAGCCtgcatttatattaatatagttcatttcaatgaatattgggtaaataaataacttaATGACATACCTGAAcattcaatgaaaaatatcctttTCTATTCCGGTACATTTCTTCCATGTTGTTGAATCTGGATGCCGTTAATCTAATGTGGGTGCAATCAATAGCGCCATCCACACCTGGTAAATCAATTACattgtatacatatgtatgtatgtatatgtgtatatagaaaaagttataatgatataaaatcCACACCTGGTAAACCAATAGCTCCGTTTCCGTATCCCAGATTATTGAATAATCTGCGATTTTGAGTGGAATTGTCCGGATCCCTGGGAAACTTAATATACTCCGTCATCAGACTGCCTATTAGTGAACTCACCCTAAATACTATGCGGGAGACTGTGGGCTGAGAAACATTCATCGTGTCTCCCAGAATAAGCTACAATTACAGTACAgataatctttatttttttcttttaggaGTAGTGATactgatatatttatatgacTTACTTGAAAACTTGCAGTAGCATAATACCGCAAACAAATTAAGAGCTGCATCGCAGGAGGGATCGGTAAACCGCGATTATTACTTTTCTGTAGCCCTGCTTCAATTTTAGGcaaaattccatttaaaacAGAGTCTTTCGTGAAACGGTAGCGTCTACGGAATTCTTCCTCGTCAAAACAATCAAACGGATCACTCCCGTCTCGAATGTATCGCCTTGATATTTCTGGATGTTCATTCTGGATGTCCTCAATGTCCTCAATGTCCTCAATGTCTGCAATGTCCTCGATATCATCGATATCCTCGAAGttcattttgtatttaataaaaataaattgtttaatacACCACAATAACACCTTCAAACGCGTGCTCAAGTCCTCAATATCGTCGACTTAAAAATCTAACCTCAATAAAGCCAAATAAGAACTCGTTTTCTACAAATAAGGCGGACTTATTCGACTATGAATTCATAAGATCTTAAGACGGTATTAAGCATCGACTGTGAATCTACACCGATAAGCATTTACTTTTCTAAGCAAATGTTTAAGCTCAGATTTAAGACGTTGCTTATTCGGCGACTGTGAATCTAGCCGACGTCTTAAGTACGTGTTTAAGCCCAGCTTAGAAATAAGTTGCGACTGTGAATACCGCCCCGAGACAAGCCTGCCAGACAATGACCATAAACTATATAAGCCCGTCGTTTGAAATTTTCGTGACTAATTTCGCAAGAACATCATTAatcgtgaaaaataattaagtagGTACTGAAATGTTGCGACGcacaaataaaagaataatacccaaagtatttaaaataaattgtaaaataaattgataacgAAAGCAAGTAAACGCATGTGGCGTCGCTGCGCGCTTCCGTTTCCGGCGCtcgattttaaattatttatttaacttttattCAATTGTTCTTGATGGCAATTGTCCTTGTTTCTCCGGTATTGAATCACGACGTTGTAAATCGGTTCcgtgataattttgaaatcgCATATTTCAAGCTGTTTTTTCTCTCGTTGAGTTTATCTTTAAAGAGTGTTTTAAGTTTTTGAGAACTTTTGAAATCTGTATTGTgttacatttaaattgttcATATCAAGTTTATTGTGTTTCGCGTTTGAACGCCGTCGCCTTCTTGGTCGTTATAATTTTTGTGATCTTtgttgttaaatatttttgtgttATTAAAACTCttaaagtttaattttattcccAAAATGATCGACGATCAATCGGTAAGCAACAAACTAGCCAGTATCAATCAAGAAACGTTATCTTGTGTAGTCATATACCGTCATGAGACATTACCATAGCAGGCATTCACTTACCATACGATAAAATCAATCGCACCAAAGAGTAAAATGGTAACAAAATATTACCGACAATAGAAACAATAGGAAAAGAATGTAAATTTAACAGAATACAGCGAGTGCATCGAACAACTATAATTGTATAAACcatcattattacaattataacACCCCAAATTATTATATCGTCACCGCGCgaaattgatatttaaattatttaataaataatttaaactctcgaataaaataaaataccgtGATGCGATATTCAAATTGTACTAATTCCTACAAAACAAAACATCATCGCGAACCCTTAACGCATTTAAATATCCCTCAAAGATTTAATACTAAGACTACAGAAAATACAAGAGATATAAAATTAAGATTATGATTATAAGATTACCAGAAACTAGAAACTATGATAACCAGAATAGAGAAATGAATGGCCACTGTATAAGTGCATTAATAAGGGACGTTTACAACCACTAAGTAGGATATGAAACTAAAGTCGTGGAAATAATTAAGAATCAAATTAAGAAACTCAACTCCCTGTATTCGGCCAAAGTAAACCACTCCCAAGCCCCATCAAGAACAATTAGAATCCAAACGCGCCATGTAAATACCAGTCAATAGTAGTTGTTAAAGTTCAGATTAACGTTGGTAAAAGAGTAAAAGAGTGATGGAACAAATAGCTGTAGTACGATAGTAAGAAAGTCGATTGGAAGAATATAATAGTGGATATTAGTTGATATTAGAACGCACTATGAAACATCCAAGTTCACCATTCACACAAAAATTGTGCTAAACTCTGCTGCAttgagtaataaaataatgagtAATATAATGAACCGTACTAAAAGAAATGTCAACAAGAAAACCGAGTATTCTATTAGAATGCATCGTATTGCACAAACAAACAGTTACACAAAATTGCTACGCTCACTAACTTTAATTCCCATTGAAAATTCCAGAATGGGTAGTAAAGAAGCAGAGAATGCAAAACTATGTATTCAATATCGTACGAATGAAAGCAGATTACATGTGaaacatataatataaaatatatatatgaaataATCAGATCAGGACAGAACATACTCAAACGGGACCTAAGCCGCCTCATAACACAATGCAACAGAAAGTGCAGCAGTCAACACACAAGAATGAGGATAAGtaataattcaattcaatgtaatttatttcattcacaAACATGCACCTGTCATTTGCAGAAGCAGAAGTGTACCTCGAAAAAGACACGCTAacccaaccttttttttttttcgtgggggaaatcttccaaagacgcccccagcccccctggggaggggccggagggagtgccggatttttaccggctaaaacccccacggtgaccTGCACAGGGCTGTGgtaagggccccgggacctctaacgaacaacaccgggaccCCCCCCACCCTTGGCGCATGGCGCCCCATCTCGGGGGAGGATCTAACCTTTGACCCTCCCCCTAAGTGCCTGCTCCGCCGACGTCAAGGACCACACCCGACGCCggccactcctcgggccgcgtgcaatggaGACCGGGGCCCCGGCCCCGGCCACCTGCGGCCCAGCGACTCCAAACAGGAGCCACTAGATCGGGGCCGGAGCCTCCCCCCACTACATCTACTTTGGGGGGGAAGCCGAAGCCCCCCCCCCTCATCTTGTTAGGGGCGGTGGGCAGGATTATCAAGGCCCACCGCCCGTCCTCCTCAGCTCACTGTGCCGTCGGAGGGCCTCCCCCAACGGCGCCGTCTTCTTCAAGGCGATGACCTCCTCACAGAAGGAGGTCATCGCCCTCCACTGAccctcgccggcgagcatatTTTTTACCAcgctcgccggcgagagattCACCCCCAACTCGCACTGCAGGGCGTGACGAGCCCgcgcaaacactggacggtgctccagtgtgtgttgcgcggagtcccgccccgccccgcagtggtTGCCGCGCTACGAATCCGGCACAGGAAGTCACCAAAGCAACCATGCCCGGTGAGCACCAGTGTGGTCCGGAAGGTGATCCGACCAAAGCGGCGGTCCCGCCATTTCTTAATGAcgggcaggaccgccccgaccgCTCGCTGGCCAGCGGCGCCACTCGCGATTATCTCGCGACGCCACCGGTCCAGGGAATCGTGTCGGGCCTGGCACCTCCATTCCCGTTCGACCGCCTGCTCTGGCGGGTCTTCTCCAGCCTGGCGAAGGCCGCGCAAGCGCCAGAAAATCGTGCTTGAAAGGTACGAGACCCGCCAGAGTCATCGCCGCCGCGTGGGAGATCGTGCGTGGAGATCCTTAGTTTGCCCATCGCCCACCtataagggcgcccccacggatTGGCATCCAGAGAGCCGAGGAGCTCCTGCCCTCACGACCCTAATGGCCATCCTCCTTTCCACTCGGCGCAGCACAGTTTGGCTGCGGCGAGACGCCATCAGGGCCTCAGCCCATATGGGCGACCCATATAGGGCCacgctccgcacgatccccgtgTAAaggcggcgaaccttctcgctCGGCCCCCCGATATTAGGCAGCACCCGCCCAAGGGCGTTCGCTATCCCGTCTAATCGGGGGCCCAGACGGTCGAAATGCCTCTCAAagtgccagtggctgtccaggtggaggccaagATACTTGA
This genomic interval carries:
- the LOC123988429 gene encoding putative nuclease HARBI1, with protein sequence MNFEDIDDIEDIADIEDIEDIEDIQNEHPEISRRYIRDGSDPFDCFDEEEFRRRYRFTKDSVLNGILPKIEAGLQKSNNRGLPIPPAMQLLICLRYYATASFQLILGDTMNVSQPTVSRIVFRVSSLIGSLMTEYIKFPRDPDNSTQNRRLFNNLGYGNGAIGLPGVDGAIDCTHIRLTASRFNNMEEMYRNRKGYFSLNVQAVVGPCMEFLDIVPEWPGSAHDSRIFRTSRLHMRYVTGELDGILVGDGGYPCLPFLMTPLRNPQTEEEIRYNEIQIRTRQIVERTFGVWKRRFPCLSRGLTTKLLCSTTTVVACAVLHNLALIFNDTLVQEDEIEIENDTWNMENDNGVDGFATREALIARMFN